From one Candidatus Bathyarchaeota archaeon genomic stretch:
- a CDS encoding dihydroorotate dehydrogenase, with product MPCNRGSESHPENVDLSTSISGLRLNNPLILASGILGLSGKLLRKIGEMGAGALVTKSFSIRVREGYPGPVIVEVPCGYLNSMGLPNPGVDEMRNVIVEAKKCGVPVIASIFGFDEDEYGDAAAASMEAGADAIELNISCPHVSEVGVEIGRKPDIVSRVTSKAKSRFKGPVIVKLSPNVTDIVEIAKAAANGGADALTATNTIKAIAIDVEAQRPILGGKYGGLSGPALKPIALRYVYELYERVELPIIGCGGVTCWTDIVEYLLAGASAVQVGSALASRELSIFKELCEDLSRYMSNHGLKSIKEIVGKAHIQT from the coding sequence ATGCCGTGTAACAGAGGATCTGAATCCCATCCTGAGAATGTTGATCTCTCAACATCGATCTCTGGACTGAGGTTGAATAACCCCCTGATCCTAGCATCTGGAATATTGGGATTATCAGGCAAACTCTTGAGGAAGATAGGTGAGATGGGTGCAGGTGCCCTCGTAACCAAGTCTTTCAGTATAAGGGTTAGGGAAGGTTATCCTGGACCCGTCATAGTAGAGGTTCCATGTGGATACCTTAACTCCATGGGCCTCCCAAACCCAGGCGTAGATGAAATGCGGAACGTGATAGTCGAGGCAAAGAAATGCGGTGTCCCGGTCATAGCGAGCATATTCGGTTTCGACGAGGACGAGTATGGAGATGCAGCCGCAGCCTCCATGGAGGCTGGGGCTGACGCCATCGAACTCAACATATCCTGTCCACATGTGAGTGAAGTAGGAGTTGAGATAGGTCGTAAACCAGACATCGTCTCAAGGGTCACTTCGAAGGCGAAATCTAGATTCAAAGGACCTGTGATAGTCAAACTCTCACCAAACGTCACAGACATTGTTGAGATAGCAAAAGCTGCGGCGAACGGTGGAGCTGACGCGTTAACCGCCACAAACACAATCAAAGCCATAGCTATCGATGTTGAGGCTCAGAGGCCGATCCTCGGAGGCAAATACGGAGGATTATCCGGTCCAGCCCTGAAACCCATAGCATTAAGATACGTATATGAACTGTATGAGCGGGTCGAACTACCCATAATCGGTTGCGGAGGCGTAACCTGCTGGACCGACATTGTAGAATATCTACTGGCAGGGGCCTCAGCAGTTCAAGTAGGCTCAGCCCTCGCAAGCAGAGAGCTATCCATCTTCAAGGAATTATGTGAAGACTTGAGTAGATATATGTCCAACCACGGCTTAAAATCTATAAAAGAGATAGTTGGGAAAGCCCACATTCAAACATGA
- a CDS encoding ATP/GTP-binding protein produces MNIVVLGTAGCGKSSLTGEFGKYLIDHGYDVKFLNLDPGCLSLPYRCDFDIRDFFTVENIMGREGLGPSGAMLRAMEYLSETAIPSYGGDFILIDTPGQLEVFVFHKSGPKIIGQLVDIVGLFIIDASVGVEGLPALYLYSLVTGFRLGINIVNIVNKVDLLDVGDIELFKNYLSNPASLKGELKFEGVLSDVYHPLSDLLQRIVPAQRVPFVSAKTGVGFDELLDILHESKCGDVT; encoded by the coding sequence TTGAATATTGTCGTATTGGGTACAGCGGGTTGTGGCAAATCTTCATTGACGGGTGAGTTTGGAAAATATTTGATAGATCATGGTTACGATGTGAAGTTTCTGAATCTTGATCCTGGCTGTCTATCCTTGCCCTACCGGTGTGACTTTGACATCAGAGATTTCTTCACAGTCGAGAATATAATGGGGAGGGAGGGTCTGGGTCCGAGTGGGGCTATGTTGAGGGCGATGGAATACTTATCTGAGACAGCGATTCCAAGCTATGGAGGAGACTTTATTCTTATAGATACTCCCGGCCAGCTCGAAGTCTTTGTTTTTCATAAGTCCGGTCCCAAGATAATTGGGCAGCTCGTTGACATCGTTGGTTTATTCATCATCGACGCTAGCGTAGGGGTTGAAGGCCTCCCAGCTCTATACTTATACTCCCTAGTCACAGGGTTCAGACTTGGAATAAATATAGTCAACATTGTGAATAAGGTGGACCTGCTTGACGTCGGCGACATTGAACTTTTCAAGAACTATCTCAGCAACCCAGCCAGCCTGAAGGGGGAGCTCAAATTTGAGGGTGTTCTATCGGATGTTTATCATCCTCTCTCAGACCTGTTGCAGAGGATAGTTCCCGCCCAGAGGGTGCCCTTCGTCTCAGCGAAGACCGGTGTGGGGTTCGACGAACTTTTAGATATACTGCATGAATCGAAGTGTGGAGACGTGACGTGA
- a CDS encoding ABC transporter permease — MRIPDYFHMAFKALKDRKLRSLLTVLGIVIGSAMIVALVASTSGLSASVQSQINKMGVTTLNVVSTSTRTPIKDEDVSVVREFVGVKDVIPYFSRRLSINYGTNTLSVSLVGLDQAKLQTLYKGLEISDGMIVDGYDPTGVVVGSAIANPPSNTFPPVGMNEMIALQGTSTGRGAPPSYTFIVKGILAPYGAVGFMNLDETVFTTLAARTIFSVNYYTGLYVIAESPSVVDSVVESIQNYFGGNARVFSSTALLQTVQSITTQLTIFLGSVAVVTLFVAAVGITNTMFVSVMERTREIGILKSLGYSPRQILSLFLAEAALTGILGSIFGTIFGVVLSYLVGGGIPSFSFRPPGPGARPGQSQTTSYSPVFSPELILFSLIFPIGISILAGLYPAWRASRMNAVTALKYE, encoded by the coding sequence TTGCGTATCCCAGACTATTTCCATATGGCCTTCAAAGCTCTGAAGGATAGGAAACTGCGCAGTCTCCTCACGGTGCTTGGGATAGTTATTGGTTCAGCTATGATTGTTGCGTTGGTCGCTTCCACAAGTGGTCTCTCAGCCAGCGTCCAAAGCCAGATAAACAAGATGGGTGTGACGACCTTGAATGTTGTCTCAACATCGACTAGGACACCTATAAAGGATGAGGATGTCTCTGTTGTCAGGGAGTTTGTTGGCGTCAAGGATGTGATACCATATTTCTCAAGAAGGTTGAGCATCAACTACGGCACCAACACCCTTTCAGTATCACTCGTCGGTTTAGATCAGGCTAAACTTCAGACACTGTACAAGGGTCTAGAAATATCTGATGGAATGATAGTCGACGGGTATGACCCCACAGGCGTAGTCGTAGGCTCGGCGATAGCGAATCCGCCATCAAACACTTTTCCACCGGTAGGTATGAATGAGATGATTGCGTTGCAAGGAACATCGACCGGCAGGGGCGCCCCACCCTCATACACATTCATTGTCAAAGGTATCTTGGCTCCTTACGGCGCTGTTGGATTCATGAATCTGGATGAAACCGTCTTCACAACCTTGGCAGCAAGGACGATATTCTCAGTAAACTACTATACTGGTTTATATGTCATCGCTGAGTCGCCGAGCGTCGTCGACTCTGTGGTTGAGTCGATCCAGAACTATTTCGGAGGGAATGCCAGGGTCTTCAGTTCCACAGCTCTTCTGCAGACAGTTCAGTCCATCACTACCCAGCTCACGATATTTCTTGGAAGCGTAGCTGTTGTAACCTTGTTCGTTGCGGCAGTCGGCATCACAAACACAATGTTCGTCTCGGTGATGGAGAGAACCCGTGAGATAGGTATCTTGAAGTCCCTGGGCTACAGTCCTAGACAGATACTCTCCCTCTTCCTCGCTGAGGCAGCCCTCACAGGAATATTAGGTAGCATATTCGGAACAATATTTGGAGTTGTATTATCTTATTTGGTAGGTGGTGGGATACCGTCGTTCAGTTTCAGGCCTCCGGGGCCTGGAGCTAGGCCGGGCCAGAGTCAAACCACATCATACTCACCAGTATTCTCACCTGAACTCATCCTGTTCTCCCTCATATTTCCAATTGGAATATCTATTCTTGCTGGACTATATCCTGCATGGCGTGCGTCTAGAATGAATGCTGTAACTGCCTTGAAGTATGAGTAG
- a CDS encoding ABC transporter ATP-binding protein, whose protein sequence is MVETKDLVKVYRTGGVRFEALRGVSLKIKKGELVSILGPSGSGKSTLLHIMGLLDRPSSGRVYIEGKDTSKIDEKGLAEMRNRRIGFVFQAFNLIHRLNSVENIELPLISQGIDPVSRREHAVKMLDMVGLASKSLNRPAELSGGEQQRVAIARALVTNPAIVLADEPTGNLDSKTAMQIMDIVGKVNESLGTSFVIVTHNFEVAARTHRRIILRDGQVEREEDV, encoded by the coding sequence ATGGTTGAGACGAAGGACCTTGTGAAGGTCTATAGGACTGGCGGTGTGAGATTCGAAGCCTTGCGTGGGGTCTCCTTGAAGATAAAGAAGGGTGAGTTGGTATCGATCTTGGGGCCTTCCGGAAGTGGGAAATCTACTCTGCTGCATATCATGGGTCTCCTCGATAGGCCGAGCAGCGGCAGGGTCTACATTGAGGGGAAGGACACGTCAAAGATCGATGAGAAGGGTCTGGCTGAGATGAGGAATAGGCGTATAGGCTTCGTCTTCCAAGCATTCAATCTTATCCATAGACTCAACTCAGTTGAGAACATTGAGTTGCCGTTGATATCTCAGGGCATAGATCCTGTGAGCCGCAGAGAGCATGCGGTTAAAATGTTGGATATGGTAGGTTTAGCGTCGAAGAGCCTTAACAGGCCGGCTGAGTTGAGTGGTGGGGAGCAACAGAGGGTAGCTATAGCCAGAGCCTTGGTTACCAATCCAGCCATTGTATTGGCTGATGAGCCGACGGGGAACCTAGACAGTAAGACTGCGATGCAGATAATGGATATAGTCGGTAAGGTAAATGAGAGTCTCGGAACATCGTTTGTGATAGTCACACATAACTTTGAGGTTGCAGCTCGAACCCATAGACGGATAATACTGCGTGACGGACAGGTTGAGAGGGAGGAGGATGTTTAG
- a CDS encoding winged helix-turn-helix transcriptional regulator, whose product MRYLLGWLIAGTRGGATRAEIIQALKRSPQNANQLANTLGKDYRTIRHHLEILTKNGIVTFTGDKYGVTYFLSSAMEENYMFFEDLLKKIWKSNNKGQIK is encoded by the coding sequence ATGAGGTACCTACTTGGATGGCTGATCGCAGGAACTAGAGGCGGAGCTACACGTGCTGAGATAATTCAAGCCTTGAAGAGGAGTCCCCAGAATGCAAATCAGCTGGCTAATACCCTTGGTAAAGACTATAGAACTATAAGGCACCATCTAGAAATCTTGACAAAGAATGGAATAGTCACATTTACAGGTGACAAGTATGGTGTGACATATTTCCTATCATCTGCCATGGAGGAGAACTACATGTTCTTCGAAGACCTTCTGAAGAAAATTTGGAAAAGCAATAATAAGGGGCAGATAAAATGA
- a CDS encoding nucleoside hydrolase gives MLEIIHDCDPGIDDAIAILLIMKTGGVNVKAIITVAGNVPVYKAAMNVFKILSLLGEENRIKVGVGSDKPLLRPLQTAEYYHGPDGLGDTEHLFQNLKIEELMEATYPGIELMIKTIIDSTRPVTIITTGPLTNLAKAISTEPRIIPKVERVVSMGGAIAVPGNITPYAEFNIYTDPEAAHQVLHSGLPITLVPLDVTMKTYLTRKELLDIKKRETALTEFVCRSIGYGIGLCQKTSKGKFYLHDPLAAGVAVDETLIKGSELGHLDVERSDEKTLGRTYFHKSTGPCLSPTIKVIRDIDSGRFVEELIKSLKG, from the coding sequence ATGCTAGAGATAATACATGATTGCGACCCAGGTATAGATGACGCCATCGCAATTCTGCTCATTATGAAAACTGGAGGAGTGAATGTTAAAGCGATAATAACCGTTGCGGGAAACGTACCTGTCTATAAGGCTGCGATGAATGTCTTCAAGATCCTTAGCCTACTGGGGGAAGAGAATAGGATAAAGGTCGGTGTGGGATCCGATAAGCCTCTCCTCAGACCACTCCAAACAGCTGAGTATTACCATGGACCAGATGGACTCGGAGATACTGAACATCTATTTCAGAATCTCAAAATTGAGGAGCTTATGGAGGCCACATACCCAGGCATAGAGTTAATGATCAAAACAATAATAGACAGCACAAGGCCTGTAACCATCATAACAACTGGACCCCTGACAAACCTGGCTAAGGCGATCTCAACAGAGCCCAGAATCATACCAAAGGTTGAGAGAGTTGTCTCGATGGGTGGTGCGATAGCCGTCCCAGGAAATATCACACCATACGCTGAATTCAACATATATACAGACCCTGAGGCTGCCCATCAGGTACTCCATTCAGGCTTACCGATAACCCTGGTCCCCCTCGATGTAACCATGAAAACATACCTGACACGAAAAGAGTTGTTAGATATTAAGAAGAGAGAGACCGCATTGACAGAGTTTGTCTGCAGGAGCATAGGCTACGGTATAGGGTTATGCCAGAAAACTAGCAAAGGAAAATTCTATCTGCATGATCCGCTGGCAGCTGGCGTTGCGGTCGATGAAACTCTGATAAAAGGTTCTGAGCTTGGACATTTAGACGTCGAACGCTCAGATGAGAAGACCCTGGGTCGTACTTACTTTCATAAGAGTACAGGTCCATGTCTGTCGCCTACCATAAAAGTCATCAGAGACATCGATTCAGGGAGGTTTGTCGAGGAGCTTATTAAAAGCCTGAAGGGGTAG
- a CDS encoding cobalamin-dependent protein (Presence of a B(12) (cobalamin)-binding domain implies dependence on cobalamin itself, in one of its several forms, or in some unusual lineages, dependence on a cobalamin-like analog.), whose amino-acid sequence MSNKDRLSVLDEIAEAISNLEGVPQTKKLVEKALRQKHSIREIVERGLKKGLDEVGSKYEKGEYFLAELLYAGEIMNSILDVLKPHMKHEVVEKKATIVLGTVKGDMHDIGKNIFGMMARFSGFDVRDLGVDVDPKRFVEEVGGTGAEIVGMSTLLTSTLPEVKNVLDELKSAGLRSKVKVIIGGNAVTKQFAEEAGADAAALDAVEGVEICRRWVGA is encoded by the coding sequence ATGAGCAATAAAGATAGATTGAGTGTACTGGATGAGATTGCAGAAGCCATATCGAATCTTGAAGGAGTACCTCAAACGAAGAAGCTTGTCGAGAAGGCTCTGAGACAGAAACATTCCATAAGAGAGATTGTTGAGAGGGGTCTGAAGAAAGGTCTCGATGAGGTTGGATCGAAATATGAGAAGGGCGAATATTTCCTAGCTGAACTATTGTACGCCGGAGAGATTATGAACAGTATCCTTGATGTTCTGAAGCCACATATGAAGCATGAAGTTGTGGAGAAGAAGGCCACAATAGTTCTCGGAACAGTGAAGGGCGATATGCATGACATTGGAAAGAACATTTTCGGGATGATGGCGAGATTCTCAGGATTCGACGTAAGGGACTTGGGGGTAGATGTTGATCCGAAAAGGTTTGTTGAGGAGGTAGGGGGAACAGGTGCTGAGATAGTCGGGATGTCGACACTTTTGACATCGACACTACCTGAAGTCAAAAATGTACTAGACGAGTTGAAGAGCGCCGGTCTAAGGAGTAAGGTCAAGGTCATCATAGGAGGCAACGCCGTAACGAAACAGTTCGCTGAAGAGGCTGGTGCAGACGCAGCTGCCCTAGACGCTGTTGAAGGGGTCGAGATATGTAGGAGATGGGTCGGAGCATGA
- a CDS encoding DUF362 domain-containing protein: MKYVSISALAGALGIFLGTFKVWRSDHHPPSAMVPPSQIPPHIPSRIGESVVSISRLDSDDEIERVVQKSLDAIGGLGKLISPGKRVVVKPAVLTSDRYCAPDPRVVAAVVKLVREFGGKVTVAESSGRGSSTAYNLSHVGITSAAEEAGAEVKSLDDEKPIRVEVPSGVSLREVLVYPTVLNSDVLISVPRLKRHISTTVTISLKNMMGAIPNSEKGRFHTLDLSQSIADLNTVIRPDISVIDGTSAMVRSGPTGGDMIKSKIIIASEDPVAADRIAALKLQEIEDEVGVPSRYRFDAANIRHIIAAGELGVGKCNLESIRII, translated from the coding sequence GTGAAGTATGTTAGTATCTCAGCCTTGGCCGGCGCACTAGGAATTTTTTTGGGCACTTTCAAGGTCTGGCGGAGTGACCATCATCCGCCATCTGCGATGGTGCCTCCATCTCAAATCCCGCCTCACATCCCCTCTAGGATCGGAGAGTCTGTTGTCTCCATTTCCAGGCTGGATTCTGACGATGAGATTGAGAGGGTGGTTCAAAAATCTCTGGATGCTATTGGAGGTTTAGGTAAACTGATCTCGCCTGGTAAGAGGGTGGTGGTCAAACCGGCTGTTCTCACATCCGACAGATATTGCGCTCCAGATCCAAGGGTTGTTGCAGCTGTCGTGAAGCTGGTCAGAGAATTTGGTGGGAAAGTTACTGTCGCCGAGTCTTCAGGTAGAGGATCCAGTACAGCTTACAACCTCTCACATGTTGGCATAACATCTGCAGCCGAGGAGGCTGGGGCTGAAGTCAAGAGTCTAGACGATGAGAAACCTATCAGAGTAGAAGTTCCATCAGGTGTATCCCTCAGAGAGGTTCTTGTATATCCTACAGTGTTAAACTCGGATGTTCTGATAAGTGTCCCAAGATTGAAGAGGCACATAAGCACAACTGTGACGATCTCCCTGAAGAATATGATGGGGGCCATTCCAAATAGTGAGAAAGGAAGATTCCATACACTGGACCTCTCACAGTCTATAGCAGACCTCAACACAGTCATCAGGCCAGATATCTCCGTAATAGACGGTACCTCAGCAATGGTCAGGTCAGGTCCTACTGGTGGAGATATGATCAAGTCAAAAATCATAATAGCTTCAGAGGATCCTGTTGCAGCAGATAGAATAGCCGCTTTGAAATTGCAGGAGATAGAGGATGAGGTCGGTGTGCCATCCCGTTACAGGTTTGACGCGGCTAATATTAGGCACATAATAGCTGCTGGTGAGCTCGGGGTGGGAAAATGCAACCTAGAAAGTATAAGAATAATTTAG
- a CDS encoding 4Fe-4S dicluster domain-containing protein: MKIFNGEKIVRRSFIKYLVEGAVILGCINFASTAASSSNEPVRPPGSVEEKYFNLLCVRCGICLQVCPTGAVVLSGFEYGAQAANTPIINPIYGPCEFFRGRCEEEMRCSRHCPTGALRQIDRGEVKLGTIHLNKEYCLAHRGLECMVCAEICPVPGAITIQDRKPIFNKDGCVGCGTCLYACPADPKPLHLTSEGARRLKWLV, translated from the coding sequence TTGAAAATTTTCAACGGAGAAAAGATTGTTAGGAGGAGCTTCATCAAATATCTTGTTGAAGGCGCCGTTATCCTAGGATGCATAAACTTCGCATCTACCGCAGCTTCATCTTCAAATGAGCCTGTTAGACCACCAGGGTCGGTTGAAGAGAAGTATTTCAACCTGCTCTGTGTGAGATGCGGCATCTGTCTACAAGTATGCCCCACCGGAGCCGTCGTGCTATCAGGATTCGAGTATGGAGCCCAAGCTGCCAATACGCCGATCATAAATCCGATCTATGGTCCATGCGAGTTCTTTAGGGGTAGATGTGAGGAGGAGATGCGTTGCAGCCGCCATTGTCCAACTGGCGCGTTGAGGCAGATAGATAGAGGGGAAGTTAAGCTAGGGACGATTCATCTAAACAAGGAATATTGCCTGGCTCACCGTGGATTGGAGTGCATGGTCTGCGCCGAGATATGTCCAGTCCCAGGAGCTATCACAATCCAAGATAGGAAACCCATCTTCAATAAAGATGGATGTGTCGGATGTGGGACCTGTCTCTATGCGTGTCCAGCCGACCCCAAGCCTCTACATTTAACATCTGAAGGGGCTAGAAGGCTCAAGTGGTTGGTTTGA
- a CDS encoding 4Fe-4S binding protein has translation MVGLKPSRFLALRIITVTSISLVFVSASLHGTFYGTGSALNLGALKLISPLDWLLLNLGAGKIVLDLLILGLIVIISVIIFGRFLCGWLCPVGMILDYMNKFTESRRRISGTQSLEKYVILSAILLAGILFKFTAPYLYSPPGIVHRILIQYLSRGIIGVDLAALSLIIVSNGLVGRYGRTWCRNICPLGTLISSMSIVNLFRPKVEIDKCIECSICEGVCPMQIHLVKSDRWDMMSCIKCFECLECCPVKAVRLVFN, from the coding sequence GTGGTTGGTTTGAAACCATCCAGATTCTTGGCTTTGAGAATCATCACCGTAACTTCAATTAGTTTGGTCTTCGTATCAGCCTCACTCCACGGAACATTCTACGGAACAGGTTCAGCCTTGAATCTTGGAGCCTTAAAGTTAATTTCCCCACTAGACTGGTTGCTGTTAAACTTGGGTGCGGGAAAGATTGTCTTAGACCTGCTTATACTTGGGCTTATAGTTATAATCAGCGTGATTATATTCGGCCGGTTCCTCTGCGGATGGTTATGTCCTGTAGGGATGATCTTGGATTATATGAATAAGTTTACAGAAAGTCGGAGGAGAATCTCAGGAACCCAATCACTAGAGAAGTATGTTATTCTATCCGCCATCTTGCTAGCCGGCATACTATTCAAATTTACTGCACCCTACCTCTACTCTCCCCCAGGGATAGTTCATAGGATTCTGATTCAATATCTGAGCAGAGGAATTATTGGAGTCGACTTGGCGGCTCTATCTCTCATCATCGTCTCAAATGGCTTGGTCGGCCGGTATGGTCGGACTTGGTGTCGCAATATATGTCCATTAGGCACATTGATAAGCAGTATGAGTATAGTCAACCTCTTCAGGCCAAAGGTCGAGATCGACAAGTGTATTGAATGTTCTATATGTGAGGGTGTATGCCCTATGCAGATACATCTAGTAAAATCAGATAGATGGGATATGATGTCCTGCATCAAATGTTTTGAATGTCTGGAATGTTGCCCAGTGAAGGCTGTGAGGTTGGTTTTTAACTGA
- a CDS encoding GNAT family N-acetyltransferase — MNIRIREPKTAEEFDKYYELRWRVLREPWGQPPGSEKDDLEGEAAHIVASIGGKIIGVGRIHFNSDIEAQIRYMAVESRYRNMGVGSKILKKLEDIARGRGARMIVLNAREEAVKFYRKHGYEVVGDAGTLFDSIRHWRMSKTL; from the coding sequence ATGAATATTAGGATCAGAGAGCCTAAGACAGCAGAAGAATTTGATAAATACTATGAGTTGAGATGGCGAGTCCTCAGGGAACCTTGGGGTCAACCTCCTGGAAGTGAAAAGGATGATCTTGAAGGTGAGGCAGCCCATATAGTGGCGTCTATAGGTGGAAAGATTATTGGTGTGGGGAGGATCCACTTCAACTCCGATATTGAGGCCCAGATAAGATACATGGCTGTCGAGAGCCGTTACAGAAACATGGGTGTCGGAAGTAAGATTCTGAAGAAGCTGGAAGACATCGCTAGAGGTAGGGGGGCGAGAATGATAGTTCTCAACGCCAGGGAGGAGGCTGTGAAATTCTATAGGAAACATGGGTATGAGGTTGTCGGTGACGCAGGCACCCTATTCGACAGCATAAGACATTGGAGGATGAGTAAGACCCTTTAA